A part of Gammaproteobacteria bacterium genomic DNA contains:
- the trpC gene encoding indole-3-glycerol phosphate synthase TrpC, translated as MAEHTDVLRRILAHKAGEVAERAERVPLRELGRRVEQAAPVRPFAHALREAIGAGRAGVIAEVKKASPSAGVIRAHFDPAAIARSYEAGGAACLSVLTDREFFQGADEHLVAARAACGLPVLRKDFVVDEYQVYEARAIGADCVLLIVAALGDAQLRELAGLAAHLDMDVLVEVHDEEELDRALAVDAPLIGVNNRDLRTFRTDLETTLRLRALVPADRLLVTESGVHTREDVAHLRVGGVHAFLVGEAFMRAPEPGEKLQKLFGSPYRVP; from the coding sequence GTGGCTGAGCACACCGACGTCCTGCGCCGCATCCTCGCCCACAAGGCCGGCGAGGTCGCCGAGCGGGCCGAGCGGGTCCCCCTGCGCGAGCTCGGCCGGCGCGTCGAGCAGGCTGCGCCGGTCCGCCCCTTCGCCCATGCGCTGCGCGAGGCCATCGGCGCCGGACGCGCGGGCGTCATCGCCGAGGTCAAGAAGGCCTCGCCGAGCGCGGGCGTGATCCGGGCGCACTTCGACCCGGCCGCGATCGCCCGCAGCTACGAGGCGGGCGGCGCCGCGTGCCTCTCGGTGCTGACCGACCGCGAGTTCTTCCAGGGCGCCGACGAACACCTCGTCGCGGCCCGGGCCGCCTGCGGCCTCCCGGTCCTGCGCAAGGACTTCGTCGTCGACGAATACCAGGTGTACGAGGCCCGCGCCATCGGGGCCGACTGCGTGCTCCTCATCGTCGCGGCGCTCGGCGACGCGCAGCTGCGCGAGCTCGCCGGGCTCGCCGCGCACCTGGACATGGACGTGCTGGTGGAGGTGCACGACGAGGAGGAGCTGGACCGGGCGCTCGCCGTCGACGCCCCCCTCATCGGCGTCAACAACCGGGACCTGCGCACCTTCCGCACGGACCTCGAGACGACGCTGCGCCTGAGGGCGCTCGTCCCGGCCGACCGGCTGCTGGTGACGGAGAGCGGTGTGCACACCCGCGAGGACGTCGCCCACCTGCGCGTCGGCGGCGTGCACGCCTTCCTCGTGGGCGAGGCCTTCATGCGCGCCCCGGAGCCCGGCGAGAAGCTCCAGAAGCTTTTCGGCTCGCCCTACCGGGTGCCGTAG
- the trpD gene encoding anthranilate phosphoribosyltransferase → MAITPQEALQRTIDHREIFYDEMLSLMRQIMNGELSPVMTAAILTGLRVKKETIDEISAAARVMRDLVTRVPVPPHSDLVDIVGTGGDSSHTFNISTASMFVVAAAGARVAKHGNRSVSSTSGSADALEALGVNIQLTPEQVATCIEELGIGFMFAPLHHSAMKNVAAVRREMGVRTIFNILGPLTNPAGAPNTLMGVFHPDLVGIQVRVMQRLGADHVLVVWGRDGMDEVSLGAATMVGELKDGEIREYEIHPEDFGLRMVSNRQLKVASPAESRAMVLDALENREGPAREIVVLNAGTALYTANRAASIAEGIELARATIASGAARAKVDELAAFTRRWQPAAARG, encoded by the coding sequence ATGGCGATCACCCCCCAGGAGGCACTGCAGCGCACCATCGACCACCGCGAGATCTTCTATGACGAGATGCTCTCGCTGATGCGCCAGATCATGAACGGCGAGCTCTCGCCGGTCATGACCGCGGCCATCCTGACCGGCCTGCGGGTCAAGAAGGAGACCATCGACGAGATCAGCGCCGCCGCGCGGGTGATGCGCGACCTGGTGACGCGGGTCCCGGTACCGCCGCACTCCGACCTCGTGGACATCGTCGGCACCGGCGGCGACAGCTCGCACACGTTCAACATCTCCACCGCCTCGATGTTCGTCGTCGCCGCGGCCGGGGCCCGCGTCGCCAAGCACGGCAACCGCAGCGTCTCCTCCACCTCCGGCAGCGCCGACGCCCTCGAGGCCCTCGGCGTCAACATCCAGCTGACCCCCGAGCAGGTGGCCACCTGCATCGAGGAGCTCGGCATCGGCTTCATGTTCGCGCCGCTGCACCACAGCGCGATGAAGAACGTGGCCGCGGTGCGCCGGGAGATGGGCGTGCGCACCATCTTCAACATCCTCGGCCCCCTCACCAACCCCGCCGGGGCCCCGAACACCCTGATGGGCGTGTTCCACCCGGACCTGGTCGGGATCCAGGTGCGCGTGATGCAGCGCCTCGGCGCCGATCACGTGCTGGTGGTGTGGGGGCGGGACGGGATGGACGAGGTCTCGCTCGGCGCCGCGACGATGGTCGGCGAGCTGAAGGACGGAGAGATCCGCGAGTACGAGATCCACCCCGAGGACTTCGGGCTGCGCATGGTCTCGAACCGCCAGCTCAAGGTCGCGAGCCCCGCGGAGTCCCGCGCCATGGTGCTGGATGCGCTCGAGAACCGCGAAGGCCCGGCGCGCGAGATCGTGGTCCTCAACGCCGGCACCGCGCTCTACACGGCCAATCGCGCCGCCTCCATCGCGGAGGGCATCGAGCTCGCCCGCGCCACCATCGCGAGCGGCGCCGCCCGCGCGAAGGTCGACGAGCTCGCCGCGTTCACGCGCCGGTGGCAGCCGGCCGCGGCCCGCGGCTGA